GGAGTCCCGAGAGGCCTCTCTCGGCGGCCCTGCTGATTTCTTTCGCTGACGAGGCGCTCTATAAAGCAAAGCGCGCGGGGAAGAAGATTGAACTGTGCGCACTCGGCGAAAAGGCGCTGTAGCAACGCCGGCTGAAATCTCCTGCCTCACCGAATCGCGGTGCTCAGAGGATCCCCCGAGAGAGGTATCCAACCATGCGTGACATTATCCTCGCCTCGCAGTCAGAGGCGCGGAAAAAGCTGCTCAGGCAGATCGGGCTTCGCTTCCGGGTCATCGGCTCGCGCGTGAGGGAAAACCGGTCATTGAAGGGGAGGTGCGGCGATCTGGTGATCAGGAATGCACTGAAGAAGGCCCGGGATGTGGCGCGGGGGCTCAGTTCCGGCGTGGTCATTTCAGCCGATACGGTGGTCCTGGTCGGGAGAACACTTATCGGGAAACCGCGAAATATCGAGGACGCGTTCAGGACATTGAAAGCGCTCTCCCGAAAGCCCCAGTGGGTGTACACGGGCATTGCGGTGATCGATATTGATAGGCGGAAGACCTTCACCGCCCATGAGAAGACGAAGGTGCACATGCGCCCCCTGAGCGACACGCAGATCATGAACTATTTTAAGAAGGTCTCCCCGCTCGACAAGGCGGGGAGTTTTGATATCCAGGGTCCCGGGGCGCTCTTCATTGACCGCATCGAGGGATGCTACTACAACGTGGTGGGCCTCCCGCTCGCGAAACTTGCCGTTTTGCTTGAGAAGGTGGGGATCAACATTTAAATCCCAAATCCCAAACCCCAAATCCCAATAAAAGTCCAAATGACAAAATTCAAATGACAAAACAATCTCAAAATCCAAACCTCAAACTTCAAAACAAATCCCAAACCCCACAGCACAAGCTCCAAATTCCAAAAAGATTCCCAACCACCAACCAGAACCTGTCCTGCCGAAGGTCCCGAATCGCTTTCGGGAGGGAAGCGAAGTCGAAAGGCCCCTGAACCATTAACCAGCAATAAATGACCAATACCAGATAACAAAACTAATCGAGCATAATTATTTTGAGCGCTCTTTCATGCTGTACGGGCTTACATTTGGTAAATTTCACCAAAATATCCGACCGTCTATGCTTCAGAAATCAATGATTTAAGCATCCATGCGTATCTCACTATGGTTGACAATAAGTTGCTAATTTATATAACCGGTGACATGCTAAAAGACCACTGAGGATTGAATATCCGGGGCATGGTACCACGTCACAATCCGCGGGAACGAGCGGGGGGAGATATTCCGGGACGACAAGGACAGGAAGCGGAGCTGCGGTGACGAATAATCATATGCCCCTTCAGAAGCAGATGTTGAAAGACCGAAGATTGGCAAACGGGTGAAGCAGATTCACAACAAACTTGTCAGTGTATAGTGAAGGTCTGATGCTGCAATGAATGAGAAATGGTGTCTTGTGCATTTAGGAGCTGTAGGTGGCTCAAATGTTGGTGCTTGTTTTGGTAGGTTGGCGCAGCGGATGGGGTCAAATCTTTCATCTTGACAGATCTGGAAGAATTGCTTGGAATGTCAAGAATAAAGAATTGACCCCAATCACCCAGTCACCGAGTATCAAGCCAATCCATGTTTGTTTTTGATTGTCTTCTCTATTAGATATAAGCATTCGGGGATACGTTCCCTGATTTGCTTTCCGGAGAAGCGGAGGACTGACCAGCCGTGAGCTGTTGGCTCGTTGTTTCTTTGGCGATCCCGCGCAAGCGCATCCGGAAGCGTGTGATACCTCTCCCCATCGCATTCCACATCTATATTACCGTTATTGCAGTATATGCAAAAATCAAGGCAATATGTTTTGCCCCTCGTGCAAACAAACATCTGCCTTTCAGGTCTGATCTTTTTCCGCTTAAGGGCATCATAAATTTTATCTTCCAATGGGCTTGTTTCCCACAAATCGTTTATTTCCCGGGCTCCCATCAATTTCTCGTAGGTTGTAGGTATGT
This portion of the Candidatus Auribacterota bacterium genome encodes:
- a CDS encoding Maf family protein, with amino-acid sequence MRDIILASQSEARKKLLRQIGLRFRVIGSRVRENRSLKGRCGDLVIRNALKKARDVARGLSSGVVISADTVVLVGRTLIGKPRNIEDAFRTLKALSRKPQWVYTGIAVIDIDRRKTFTAHEKTKVHMRPLSDTQIMNYFKKVSPLDKAGSFDIQGPGALFIDRIEGCYYNVVGLPLAKLAVLLEKVGINI
- a CDS encoding DUF559 domain-containing protein, which gives rise to MSTTNTPALVGIVPRKKLWPNILKERWYHIPFESAPRNVGKIKYLGFYFPTVFEEEFKCKVTYFSPVSDIDVLKRIELFRDEPQHPRAQKDYYRIRLGEIETLPHPIPSRRWRRIVHIPTTYEKLMGAREINDLWETSPLEDKIYDALKRKKIRPERQMFVCTRGKTYCLDFCIYCNNGNIDVECDGERYHTLPDALARDRQRNNEPTAHGWSVLRFSGKQIRERIPECLYLIEKTIKNKHGLA